Proteins from one Telopea speciosissima isolate NSW1024214 ecotype Mountain lineage chromosome 1, Tspe_v1, whole genome shotgun sequence genomic window:
- the LOC122664177 gene encoding mitochondrial import inner membrane translocase subunit TIM23-2-like, translating to MAFSKSDHGDEDRPRLYNPYQDLHLPVQTLYKLPTSPEFLFQEESLVQRRSWGENLTYYTGCGYLAGAIAGAGKGLVEGVKAFEEGDTLKLRINRILNASGHSGRQFGNRVGVIGLLYAGLESGIVAVRDTDDVINSVLAGLVTGALYKAASGPRSAAVAGAIGGLMVGAVVTGKQVIKRYVPI from the coding sequence atggCGTTTTCGAAAAGTGATCATGGAGATGAAGATCGTCCTCGCCTCTACAACCCCTACCAGGATCTGCATCTACCGGTTCAAACCCTTTATAAACTCCCGACGTCCCCTGAATTCCTCTTCCAAGAAGAATCCCTTGTGCAGCGCCGATCCTGGGGTGAGAATCTTACCTACTACACCGGCTGTGGCTATCTCGCCGGAGCTATCGCCGGGGCAGGTAAGGGCCTTGTCGAAGGTGTCAAGGCCTTCGAAGAGGGTGACACCTTGAAACTCCGCATCAATCGCATCCTCAACGCCTCCGGCCACTCTGGCCGCCAATTCGGTAACCGAGTTGGCGTTATTGGCTTGTTGTACGCGGGGCTGGAGAGTGGAATCGTTGCCGTCAGAGACACCGACGACGTCATAAACAGTGTCTTGGCCGGTCTTGTTACCGGAGCCCTGTATAAGGCGGCGTCCGGGCCAAGGTCAGCCGCTGTTGCCGGCGCTATTGGAGGGCTGATGGTCGGCGCTGTGGTTACAGGGAAGCAGGTTATCAAAAGATACGTGCCCATTTAG